The proteins below are encoded in one region of Paenarthrobacter ilicis:
- a CDS encoding ATP-binding protein, whose translation MFHSWSIARRLFAANLLFVVLLTAAFGAFSVLEARDRAYGDAGSRMLAISTSIADSPMVLQAASAADPSAILQPYALKVMGDADADFITIMAPDRTRWTHPRAEELGKPYIGTIDPALNGETFTEVTAGTLGPSVRTISPVKDSSGAVKALVAAGVTVRTVDTDVAERLGVIGGIAVVVLAFGSLASWLLGRYLRSVTRGWRPEQLAQLFAYYESVLHSVREGLILIDTHGRAVMYNDQAADLLGLEPSNADRSPAAAPTLDQLPVDGSLRALFQSGRHAHDEIHLTGSRILVVNQAPAVGPVPARSRQKPAVYGTVATIRDRTEIESLGTELQTMKTLSDALRAQTHEHANRLHMIVSLLELGRTPQALEFATKDLELSQQLTDDMVSSVDEPVMSALVMGKAAEAHERGVELVVRTSGSGGVRGLEIQDLVTILGNLLDNAIDAAAAGDHPRLVELEVDAGEAAVEFVVRDSGGGIDPGSIDDVLQYGFSTKTPDGTARGAHGRGVGLALVRQAVQRLNGTMSISNPGSTSNTGSTGNTGGAQFHVVLPAPVFKEEKA comes from the coding sequence GTGTTTCACAGTTGGAGTATTGCCCGACGCTTGTTTGCGGCGAATCTGCTCTTCGTGGTGCTGCTCACCGCCGCCTTTGGTGCGTTCTCAGTGCTGGAAGCCCGGGACCGTGCCTACGGTGATGCCGGAAGCCGCATGCTCGCCATCTCGACCTCCATTGCGGACAGCCCCATGGTGCTCCAAGCGGCCTCCGCGGCAGATCCCTCGGCCATACTTCAGCCCTACGCCCTCAAGGTAATGGGTGATGCAGATGCCGACTTCATCACCATCATGGCCCCGGACAGGACCCGATGGACCCACCCCCGGGCCGAAGAGCTGGGCAAGCCGTACATAGGAACCATCGATCCGGCGCTCAACGGTGAGACGTTCACGGAAGTCACTGCAGGCACCTTGGGCCCCTCCGTGAGGACCATTTCCCCCGTCAAAGACTCGAGTGGAGCTGTCAAAGCCTTGGTGGCAGCCGGCGTGACTGTCCGCACCGTGGACACCGACGTTGCAGAGCGTTTGGGAGTGATCGGCGGAATAGCCGTGGTGGTCCTGGCTTTCGGATCCTTGGCCTCCTGGCTTCTGGGCAGGTACCTGCGGTCCGTGACCAGGGGCTGGCGCCCGGAGCAACTGGCGCAGCTGTTCGCCTACTACGAATCCGTGCTGCACTCCGTCCGTGAAGGACTCATCCTCATCGACACCCACGGGCGGGCGGTGATGTACAACGACCAAGCCGCGGACCTCCTGGGCCTGGAGCCGTCCAATGCAGACCGCTCCCCCGCCGCTGCCCCCACCCTGGACCAGCTCCCTGTGGACGGAAGCCTCCGTGCCCTGTTCCAATCCGGCAGGCACGCACATGATGAAATCCACCTGACCGGATCACGCATCCTGGTGGTGAACCAGGCCCCCGCAGTGGGACCCGTGCCTGCGAGAAGCCGCCAGAAGCCTGCCGTCTACGGGACCGTGGCCACCATCCGGGACCGCACTGAAATTGAGTCCTTGGGCACGGAACTGCAAACAATGAAGACCCTCTCCGATGCCCTGCGCGCCCAAACACATGAACACGCCAACCGGCTGCACATGATTGTTTCCTTGCTGGAACTGGGACGCACCCCCCAGGCGTTGGAGTTCGCCACCAAGGACCTGGAGCTCAGCCAACAGCTCACCGATGACATGGTGTCCTCTGTTGATGAGCCGGTGATGAGTGCCCTGGTGATGGGCAAAGCCGCCGAAGCCCACGAGCGCGGTGTGGAATTGGTGGTGAGAACGTCCGGAAGCGGGGGTGTCCGGGGACTGGAAATACAGGACCTGGTAACCATCCTGGGAAACCTGCTGGACAACGCCATTGACGCCGCTGCGGCCGGCGACCACCCCCGGCTGGTGGAACTGGAAGTCGACGCCGGCGAAGCCGCCGTTGAATTTGTGGTGCGTGATTCCGGGGGCGGCATCGATCCAGGCTCCATCGACGACGTGCTGCAGTACGGTTTCAGCACCAAAACGCCCGACGGAACGGCCCGGGGCGCCCACGGGCGCGGCGTTGGCCTGGCCTTGGTGCGCCAGGCCGTCCAGCGCCTGAACGGTACTATGTCCATCAGCAACCCCGGGTCCACCAGCAACACTGGGTCCACCGGTAACACTGGTGGTGCACAGTTC